The genomic region AATAGTCTTTATAAAAGAAGAACATCTACCCTTTAAGATAGAAAATACAATTATCTATTCTATTGAGAAAAAAGTGTATGACAATGTAGAAAGGTTAAGAGTTGTCCAAAATAGATTAATAGGAACTGACTTAGGTATGCACGTATATTATATTAATGACAAAGACAAAGCATCAAGATTTCGTGGTGATAAAACATTATTCAGTGGAAATATAGACGATAAAAAAAGAGATGGTGTTTATGACATAGTAAGCATACAAGATGTACTATATTATCCTAACTGGAAAGATTTTAATTTTACAACCACAGAATATATACTTTTTAAACCTTTTGGGGATGATGTTGCTATTGCATTAGAAAGTCCTTGGTATAAAAAATAGGGGGGTGTAACATAAATGAAAAAAAGTATATCCATTATTTTAAGTTTTGTTTTAGCCCTATTAGTTTTAAATAGTAATTATACTGATGTTAATAGTGCATACGTTGAGGGAGAGTTTAGGTATATTGTAGACATTGCCTACTATGATACTTGGTTACGCTCAGATGGGGTGACTTGGATAGACAATGTTAGCCCTTCAAGGTCACAAAGAGTTACTTTTTCTGCATCACATAGTAGGACATTTACTAATAGAAAAGATGAAATTATTGAAAAAGCAGAGAAGTATTGTGATAAAGAGATAATCACATATGAAGAACTAAAATCTAATAATAAGAGGGTGGAGATAATATGAAAACGGCACAAATGAAAAAAAAATTATCAGTATTACTAATGGTGATCATTATTTTAACAAGCATTAACATTACAGCAGCATCAAATTTAAATTTAAAGGATATTAACGACCATTGGGCTAAAAACCAAATTGAAGAATTGGTTTCAAGGGGCATTATAAATGGTTATGAAGATGGTACATTTCGACCTGAAAATACCTTAAGCACAGGAGAATATTTAAAACTTGTAATTGCTGCATTAGGTTTTACAGACATAACAAATGCAACAAGTGGACATTGGGCTAATGATTACAGAACAAAAGCAGTTGACTTAGGTATTATTAAGAGTAATGATTATGTAGGAAATAGTCAATTAAATAGACCTATAACAAGAACAGAAATGACAAGAATAATTGTTAATGCGTATGAGTATAAGGAAAAGACAAGCATACCAGTAAATGATGATTTTAAGTTCATCATTAAAGATTTTAACAACATAGGAAACAATGATGTTAATACTGTATTAAAGTCATATAAGGCTGGGTTAATAGTAGGGGATACAAATAACAACTTTAGACCTACTGGAAATGCAACAAGAGCTGAAGCAACAACAGTAATAATGAGATTAATAGACAAAAGTTATAGGGTAAGCATAGACCCTGATAGTTTATTTAATACAGTAGAATCTTTGGGATTAAAAATGCAACAAGTAGAAGATTTTGGAGATTTGTTTATTAACCTTAGAACAGGTATTCATAACTTGTTGCCAAGAATCACTGAAATAGTCTTTATAAAAGAAGAACACTTACCATTTAAAATAGAAAACACAATTATCTATTCTATTGAAAAAAAAGTGTATAACAATGTAGAAAGAATAAGGGTTGTTCAAAGTATATCACCTAGAGTTAATGAAGGTATAGATGTATTCTTAATTAACGACAAAGATAAAGCATCAAGATTTCGTGGTGATAAAACATTATTCAGCGGAAACATAGACGACAAAAAAAGAGATGGTGTTTATGACATAGTAAGCATACAAGATATTGGATATTATCCTAATTGGAAAGACTTTGATTTTACAACTACAGAATTTATACTTTTTAGACCTTTTAGGGATGATGTTGCTATTGCATTAGAAAATCCTTGGTATAAAAAATAGGGGGTGTAACATAAATGAAAAAAAGTATAGCCATTATTTTAAGTTTTGTTTTAGCACTATTAGTTTTAAATAGTAATTATACTGATGTTAATAGCGCACACGTTGAGGGAGAGTTTAGGTATATTGTAGACATTGCCTACTATGATACTTGGATACGTGCAGATGGGGTGACTTGGATAGACAATGTTAGCCCTTCAAGGTCACAAAGAGTTACTTTTTCAGCATCACATAGTAGGACATTTACTAATAGAAAAGATGAAATTATTGAAAAAGCAGAGAAGTATTGTGATAAAGAGATAATCACATATGAAGAACTAAAATCTAATAATAAGAGGGTGGAGATAATATGAAAACAGCACAAATGAAAAAAAAATTATCAGTATTACTAATGGTGATCATTATTTTAACAAGCATTAACATTACAGCCGCATCAAATTTAAATTTAAAGAATATTAACGATCATTGGGCTAAAAATCAAATTGAAGAATTGGTTTCAAGGGGCATTATAAATGGTTATGAAGATGGTACATTTAGACCTGAAAATACCCTAAGCACAGGAGAATATTTAAAACTTGTAATTGCTGCATTAGGTTTTACAGGCATAACAAATGCAACCAGTGGACATTGGGCTAATGATTACAGAACAAAAGCAGTTGACTTAGGTATTATTAAGAGTAATGATTATGTAGGAAATAGTCAATTGAATAGACCTATAACAAGAACAGAAATGACAAGAATAATTGTTAATGCGTATGAGTATAAGGAAAAGACAAGCATATCAGTAAATGATGATTTTAAGTTCATCATTAAAGATTATAACAACATAGGAAACAATGATGTTAATACTGTATTAAAGTCATACAAAGTTGGTTTAATAGTAGGAGATACAAATAACAACTTTAGACCTAATGGAAACGCAACAAGAGCTGAAGCAACAACAGTAATAATGAGATTAATAGACAAAAGTTATAGGGTAATCATAGACCCTGATAGTTTATTTAATACAGTAGAATCTTTGGGCTTAAAGATGCAACAAGTAGAAGATTTTGGAGATTTGTTTATTGAACTTAGAATGGGTACACATATGTTATTGCCAAGAGTTACTGAAATAGTCTTTATAAAAGAAGAACACTTACCATTTAAAATAGAAAATACAATTATCTATTCTATTGAGAAAAAAGTATATAACAATGTAGAAAGACTAAGAGTTGTTCAAAATAGAGTCACTGGTATGGATTTTGGTATGGACCTGTATTTTATTAATGATAAAGATAAAGCAACTAGGATTAGGGGTGATAAAACATTATTTAGTGGAAATATAGACGAGAAAAAAAGAGATGGTGTTTATGATATTGTAAGTATACAAGATATTGGATATTATCCTAATTGGAAAGATTTTGATTTTACAACTACTGAATATATCCTTTTCACTCCATATAGGGATAATATTGCAATTGTATTAGAAAATCCTTGGTATAAGAAATAGGGGGTTTATCATAAATGAAGAAAAATATATCTATTGTTTTAATTTTTATTTTAGCCCTATTGGTTTTTAATAGTAATTATACTGATGTTAATAGTGCATATAGTGAAGGAGAGTTTAGGTATATTATAGACATTGCCTACTATGATACTTGGATACGTGCAGATGGGGTGACTTGGATAGACAATATTAGCCCCTTCAGGTCACAAAGAGTTACTTTTTCAACATCACATAGTAGGACATTTACTAATAGAAAAATAAAAGATGTTAAAGTACAAAGGTATTATGGTAGTCCAATGGAATATTTCACAGGTTCAAGGTCGGATGATTGGGGTTTTTACAATAATAGATCCTCTGGTAATATTTCAGTAAGCGCATCTAATATTAGGGGAATTGGTACAGATACAGTAAGTTTTAACACTACCATTAATGCCATATTAAATGCAGTAGCCCCCTTAAATATTTCAGACACAGCCACCCACCCACTAGACCCCAACGCAAGGGGCTTTAGAACATTCATCCCCTTACTAATAATCGTTGAATTAGAACCAATAGGAAGTGCAACTGTAAATGGCAATTTAACAACACCTGAAAATGTATATACCATTGGGCCATACTCAGAAAGCGTTGATATCCCTATTACAGTAAATGCTACAGCAAATTTAGCAGGCGGTGCGACAGTAAACAACATCGATGAAATCTCTGCAACATATGGCAGTATCACTAATAAACAATCTAAAGCACAACAAGTAAGTACAACAAGTACCTACAGGGCATCAAGAGCAAATTATCCAGTAGGAACACATCAAATAGAATTAAGTGGATCCGTTGGCCTTAAAGCTTATAATAATTTAGATACAAAAAAAGTATCTAAAACAGTTACTCTAGTAGTAGAAGAAAAAGGAGCCGATCCTTTTGTATCTTTAAATGTAATAACAACACCAAAACGTTCAAAGTTTAATGACGGTGATATAAATATAAATATAAAACTTGAAGCACAAGCACATAACATTGTAAATATTAACAATATTAAAGAATGGGAATTCTTTGCAAGAGAAAAAGAAGTTATGGATGCATTAATAAAAAAGGATTATAACAAGAGTTTTACGTCTGAAGCAAGCTTTGATTTTATAATACCAAAAGAGAGAGTAATCACAGACAATTTTATTCAGGAATACGTAGTAAGAGCTAGATTACATTTTATAACACCTGTAAATGGAGAAACATCTATTGATA from Natranaerovirga pectinivora harbors:
- a CDS encoding S-layer homology domain-containing protein encodes the protein MKTAQMKKKLSVLLMVIIILTSINITAASNLNLKNINDHWAKNQIEELVSRGIINGYEDGTFRPENTLSTGEYLKLVIAALGFTGITNATSGHWANDYRTKAVDLGIIKSNDYVGNSQLNRPITRTEMTRIIVNAYEYKEKTSISVNDDFKFIIKDYNNIGNNDVNTVLKSYKVGLIVGDTNNNFRPNGNATRAEATTVIMRLIDKSYRVIIDPDSLFNTVESLGLKMQQVEDFGDLFIELRMGTHMLLPRVTEIVFIKEEHLPFKIENTIIYSIEKKVYNNVERLRVVQNRVTGMDFGMDLYFINDKDKATRIRGDKTLFSGNIDEKKRDGVYDIVSIQDIGYYPNWKDFDFTTTEYILFTPYRDNIAIVLENPWYKK
- a CDS encoding S-layer homology domain-containing protein, with protein sequence MKTAQMKKKLSVLLMVIIILTSINITAASNLNLKDINDHWAKNQIEELVSRGIINGYEDGTFRPENTLSTGEYLKLVIAALGFTDITNATSGHWANDYRTKAVDLGIIKSNDYVGNSQLNRPITRTEMTRIIVNAYEYKEKTSIPVNDDFKFIIKDFNNIGNNDVNTVLKSYKAGLIVGDTNNNFRPTGNATRAEATTVIMRLIDKSYRVSIDPDSLFNTVESLGLKMQQVEDFGDLFINLRTGIHNLLPRITEIVFIKEEHLPFKIENTIIYSIEKKVYNNVERIRVVQSISPRVNEGIDVFLINDKDKASRFRGDKTLFSGNIDDKKRDGVYDIVSIQDIGYYPNWKDFDFTTTEFILFRPFRDDVAIALENPWYKK